The following are encoded together in the Janthinobacterium sp. Marseille genome:
- a CDS encoding 5-formyltetrahydrofolate cyclo-ligase — protein sequence MQNKLELRRTLLTSRKALAADQRAIFDRRLSDKILQWWRAEKPASLGVYWAMRGEPDVHQAYAELAAAGVQLALPLIVGDNAPLQFVSWTPGEALRKDRFGTDIPAADNALIQPQALLIPCLGFNADCFRLGYGGGFYDRTLAQEPRPRTLGVAYALGEVDFSAEVYDVALDAVVTEEAVFQRP from the coding sequence ATGCAAAACAAGCTCGAATTACGTCGTACCCTACTCACATCGCGCAAGGCCCTTGCCGCGGATCAACGCGCTATTTTTGACCGTCGCCTGAGTGACAAAATCCTGCAATGGTGGCGTGCCGAAAAACCGGCCAGCCTGGGTGTGTACTGGGCGATGCGCGGTGAACCCGATGTGCATCAGGCATATGCGGAATTGGCTGCAGCCGGTGTGCAACTGGCTTTACCGTTGATCGTTGGCGATAACGCGCCCTTGCAGTTCGTGAGTTGGACACCGGGAGAAGCGCTGCGCAAGGACAGGTTCGGCACCGACATCCCGGCAGCTGACAATGCGCTGATACAGCCACAGGCATTGTTGATCCCTTGCCTGGGTTTCAATGCAGACTGTTTTCGCCTCGGTTATGGCGGTGGTTTTTACGACCGCACGCTGGCGCAAGAACCACGACCACGCACGCTGGGCGTCGCCTATGCCTTGGGTGAAGTCGACTTCAGTGCCGAGGTCTATGACGTTGCGCTGGATGCGGTAGTAACAGAAGAAGCCGTCTTCCAGCGTCCCTGA
- a CDS encoding lytic transglycosylase domain-containing protein, with protein sequence MFSHKLLARVMLLAASAVFLLPAAHAQKRAAGFASDDDAFLALRDASRRGDAARAADIASRLGNYAIPSYVDYYQLKPRIKDASPIEILAYLNKYNGSAIADRLRNDWLLELGKRRDWVTFDEQYPQFQLDDDTQLKCYALMSKAQKGMNVAVDARALLTVPKNYGEGCVALIGMLMENSQFNEDDLWAQIRLAAETGSTDFVRRLVPFTGIDDGSLITAMEKPALITSKGVGFRRVKHEVFIVALGRIAKNNPAQAAEILSGNTLLLNKKQEAQGWAQIALQASMKLAPEAADYWRKAGNAPLSLEGHQWKIRAALRAGDWKLVRQGVEAMPPSLRDDATWTYWLARALREEGKRDEANALMQSIASQTNFYGQLALEELGQKITIPPRATPVTEEEIAPMAANQGFRRAFKFFDLGLRFEGYREWNWELRKMNERQHLAAAEFARRSEVLDRMVNTSDRTKIEVDFTQRFPSPYRDVMRTATQKLGLEMAWVYGLIRQESRFIMDARSHVGASGLMQLMPATARHVAKKIGMTDYAHSQVNEIETNILLGTSYLNMVLNDLGGSQTLATAAYNAGPGRPRAWRSTLTRPVEGAIFAESIPFSETRDYVKKVLSNATYYAAMFESKPQSLKDRLGSVTPTAFVPTDLP encoded by the coding sequence ATGTTTTCGCATAAATTATTGGCGCGGGTCATGTTGCTCGCCGCATCTGCGGTATTCCTTTTGCCGGCGGCGCATGCACAAAAGCGCGCGGCGGGATTTGCCAGCGATGACGATGCATTTTTAGCATTGCGTGATGCGTCACGGCGCGGCGACGCAGCACGTGCCGCCGATATCGCTTCCAGGCTCGGCAATTATGCGATTCCGTCTTATGTTGATTACTACCAGCTCAAGCCCCGTATCAAGGACGCCAGCCCGATCGAAATCCTGGCTTATCTGAATAAATATAATGGCAGCGCGATTGCCGATCGCCTGCGCAACGACTGGTTGCTCGAACTGGGCAAGCGGCGCGACTGGGTGACCTTCGATGAACAATATCCGCAGTTCCAGCTGGATGACGATACCCAATTGAAGTGCTATGCGCTGATGTCGAAGGCGCAAAAGGGCATGAATGTTGCCGTCGATGCGCGTGCCTTGCTGACTGTGCCGAAGAATTACGGTGAAGGTTGTGTCGCACTGATCGGCATGTTGATGGAAAACAGCCAGTTCAATGAAGACGACTTGTGGGCGCAGATACGCCTGGCGGCGGAAACCGGTTCTACCGATTTCGTGCGCCGCCTGGTGCCGTTTACCGGGATAGATGATGGTTCGCTGATCACAGCGATGGAAAAGCCTGCGCTGATTACATCGAAGGGCGTGGGTTTCCGCCGTGTGAAGCACGAAGTATTCATCGTCGCTTTGGGTCGCATCGCGAAAAACAATCCGGCACAAGCGGCAGAAATTTTATCCGGTAACACGCTGCTACTGAATAAGAAGCAGGAAGCACAGGGCTGGGCGCAAATCGCCTTGCAGGCTTCGATGAAGCTGGCACCGGAAGCGGCAGACTACTGGCGCAAGGCGGGTAACGCACCTTTGTCGCTGGAAGGTCATCAATGGAAGATTCGTGCTGCCTTGCGTGCCGGTGACTGGAAACTGGTCAGGCAAGGTGTAGAAGCGATGCCGCCATCATTGCGCGATGATGCGACCTGGACCTATTGGCTGGCGCGTGCACTGCGCGAAGAAGGCAAGCGGGATGAAGCCAATGCATTGATGCAATCGATCGCATCGCAAACCAATTTCTATGGTCAGCTGGCACTGGAAGAATTGGGGCAAAAAATTACGATACCGCCGCGTGCGACTCCGGTAACGGAAGAAGAGATTGCACCTATGGCTGCCAATCAGGGTTTCCGTCGCGCCTTCAAATTCTTCGATCTGGGTTTGCGCTTTGAAGGTTACCGCGAGTGGAACTGGGAGCTGCGCAAGATGAATGAGCGCCAGCATCTGGCTGCGGCCGAATTTGCCCGTCGTAGCGAAGTGCTGGATCGCATGGTCAATACATCGGATCGGACCAAGATAGAGGTTGATTTCACGCAGCGCTTCCCATCGCCTTATCGTGATGTCATGCGTACCGCCACACAAAAGCTGGGTTTGGAAATGGCCTGGGTGTATGGCCTGATCCGCCAGGAATCACGTTTCATCATGGATGCACGTTCACACGTCGGCGCATCAGGCCTGATGCAATTGATGCCTGCTACCGCGCGCCATGTGGCCAAGAAGATAGGTATGACCGATTACGCGCACAGCCAGGTCAATGAAATCGAAACCAATATCCTGCTCGGTACCAGCTACCTGAATATGGTCTTGAACGATCTGGGCGGTTCGCAAACACTGGCGACGGCTGCTTACAACGCTGGTCCTGGACGTCCGCGGGCATGGCGTTCGACCCTGACGCGTCCGGTCGAAGGGGCAATTTTTGCAGAGTCGATTCCATTTTCGGAAACCCGTGATTATGTGAAAAAAGTACTTTCCAATGCGACTTACTATGCGGCCATGTTCGAGAGCAAACCGCAATCATTGAAGGATCGCCTGGGTAGCGTCACACCGACTGCATTTGTACCGACGGATTTGCCGTAA
- a CDS encoding glutathione S-transferase family protein: MQTTELDPTLSQTLGNAEKNGLKLVIANKNYSSWSMRPWVAMTAFNIPFQEISVLLDRSDTTMQIAHYSAAGRVPVLLAGETVIWDSLAICEYLAEQFPEKKMWPEDVAARALARSICAEMHSGFTGVRSAMWMNIRAKFPGKGRTLEAQADIGRISEIWENCLALSGPSQYLFGEFSIADAYFAPVVMRFRTYEVVLAPALDAYVERVAAHPAVAQWIAGAMAETNHIEKYDTYPD; encoded by the coding sequence ATGCAAACTACAGAACTCGATCCGACTTTGTCGCAAACGCTGGGTAACGCAGAAAAGAATGGCTTGAAGCTGGTGATCGCCAACAAGAATTATTCTTCTTGGTCCATGCGTCCTTGGGTTGCGATGACGGCTTTCAATATTCCGTTCCAGGAAATTTCAGTATTGCTGGATCGTTCGGATACGACGATGCAGATTGCGCATTACTCGGCTGCCGGCCGGGTGCCGGTCTTGCTGGCAGGGGAAACCGTGATCTGGGATTCGCTGGCGATTTGCGAATACCTGGCCGAGCAATTCCCGGAAAAGAAAATGTGGCCGGAAGATGTGGCGGCACGTGCGCTGGCGCGCTCTATTTGTGCGGAAATGCATTCCGGCTTCACTGGTGTGCGTTCTGCGATGTGGATGAATATACGCGCCAAATTCCCGGGCAAGGGACGTACGCTGGAAGCGCAAGCCGATATCGGCCGCATCAGCGAGATCTGGGAAAACTGCCTCGCCTTATCCGGTCCCAGCCAGTATTTATTCGGTGAGTTTTCGATTGCTGACGCTTACTTTGCCCCGGTTGTCATGCGCTTCCGCACCTATGAAGTTGTGCTGGCGCCGGCACTGGATGCCTATGTCGAGCGCGTCGCCGCACATCCTGCCGTCGCCCAATGGATAGCCGGTGCAATGGCTGAAACCAATCACATAGAAAAATACGATACCTATCCCGATTGA